Within Corvus cornix cornix isolate S_Up_H32 chromosome Z, ASM73873v5, whole genome shotgun sequence, the genomic segment CCAGGAactgatttcagcagaatttGTTatggaagagaataaaaatactaCAAATTGTGAACAAAAGAACGACCTGACATATAAGGCATACTGTCCTCTAGGGCAACAAATGGAGCAGTCAACTCAAAGTACTCGTGCTTTGCAGCAGGATTACAAGCACTGGCAAAATCTTCAATATAAGGGACTGGGAAAAGGCCTTAATTTTATGTTCAATAGATAAAGCCTCAAGAATCCTCAAAGATAAAATTATGACAATTGCTACAACAGTAAAGTCTTCTTAAATAACACACTATTTCCAGTAAATTGCAGAGGCAAATCTATAGACACCTGCAGACTCAATGATTTAAATTGCAGCCCTGGGAAGGCCTTAAGGTTTTTGAGGTTTcgatgaggagcagcagcagatttcctctgttttccttgttaCCACCAAGTGATTTCTGAACAGCTCCTACCATGCTCTGCAGGATTCTTAGAGcttcatcttttccttcaaGCTGTCTTTGAGAAGCTTCAAGCTCAGCTTTCAAAATTTCAACTTCCTGAAGTAAAACAAAGTAGATACACTGAGCAAAAACCAACGTGCTCCTGTTAGGATTCGATGGTAACAGCAATGCAAATCTGCCCTCCtcaaaaaacaaacctctgtTTTACCTGTATGAAGTCTTTTCATGGGCTCACCTGAGGTTAAAGAACACAGTGCAgatgaaatgtgtatttttacagTGGAAGTCAGCTGGCTGTGATGCCAACACCTCAACACATTTAaccacagtaaaataaaaatggactGTTAGCTACCTTTCAACAAAAACGCAGACTAAAAATCCAAAGATTGTTTACACTGCAGATTTTCAAGCCCCAAAgcttaataaaaaataaacatctgcTAGAAAAGTACAACAGTACCTTCAATACTCtccacatcttttaaaatactttctctgccccctaaaaaacaaacacaaacaaacaaagccccCAGAACATAAAGCCCCCCTCACACTATGATATCCTGACATAAAATTTAATGAAGCTTCCAACTACCACTTTAATTTCAAGAACCTGGGTCCATCCAAGTCTCTCAGCATTCCAAGATCCTCTTGCTACATTGAAAGGAAATGCAGATTTGGAGAGCAGCACCCTGGGCACTGTTACCAACCTCTAGAGCTTCCCGAAGTTGTTGCTTTAGTTCTTCATTTGACACTTCAGTATTAGATTCTGTAGGATTAATAGAAGATACTAAATGGTAAGATGTtgtaatatttaaagaaaaaaaaaggtggggcTTTTACCTTGAAAATAGGTAATATACAAAGGTGAATTTTCAtctttgtgttttggggttttttcttgtgGAGCTAATACATAGATTTAAGAAATACATCAATACAAATGTCAAACACAGTGCTTCACAGTTAAAGAAGTTAAATGGGGGAGAAATGTCTGTTGTAAAGAGACATAAAGACAAATATTctataatttcctttaaaataaacgCAGCAAAACTGccatcttaattttaaaaaattaactttttggATTCTTTTCCGACTGTAACTTTTCATTCAACAACCTCACTCAAAGCAACAGTAGCTAGCACTATTTAGAAGTAGGGGCAATTTTCAAGAGACAGAGATAGCTCAGCTTACTGTGGAGAGGATAATGGGGAATTATTTAAAGGAGAGAAATAAGTTAGTTACACAGAAATACCTCagtcaaaatattaaaatttgacAGGAAAGTAGCTGGATTGTAATGAACAGCACTGCCTACACTTGAGTGTTTTAACAGCAGCATTGCCTTCACAAAAAAAGATGAGTGCCAATGCAGGTTCTAAAAACGACTTCCTAACCCCTAAAGTAAGCCAATTCACTAATTTCAACTGAAGAGCAAATAAGATTTTGAATATTTAGCTGCAAGCTTTAGATACCATCTTTAGGAAGACTTTCACTTACTTAAACCAGGAGTCCAAGCAATGCCATTCACGTATATACCCACGCAAGTACACCCCTGACAGGATGCTCTTTGCCACATGTcactttcaaatgcaaaattaaacaCTTTAAAAGTGGATCTTTTACACTAAGAATGGTCACTGCCTCGACCACTGAGAAGCAATTCTGCCCCTGATGTCCTGGGATGAAGGAGGAAGATCCCAGCAGGCACTGGAACCCTCCAGGGATTTTGGCAAGTGGTTTGAATTAAACTTGATGGCACTTTGTGAAGCAGCTGAACGGCTCACTTTCACTAACAGAAATTTGTATCATGGTGAATAATTAACTTCCAAATTACTCTTACCACAGCTATTCTGTCGTGTGGAACTGGGAGCAGTTCCCAGTTTTTTGAGGGATCCATCGTAAACGCTGTTTCGTTTTGGaccaggaagagctgcagcatcACTTTCCTCCCCTGTCTTTGCTGACAAGGGGACATTACAAGCTTTTCCAGATCCCTTCCTAGATCTAATTGAATAGgaattttttaagttttcccCTTCATAAACACCGCCCGGTCTTCTCCCAAGTCCATTCCCCAAGTCTCCACAGGTCATGTCAtcctcttctgcttcctccatcttctcctcctgcttcttttcgggtttttggttgctttggggtttttttcctgaccGAAGGCCCTTCACCTACCGGCGAACAGCGCCTCCCGCAACGCCCGTACTTTAtctgggaaaacaggaaagctCCGTGTttacagcagcaggacaagacCCAAGTGAGAAACGCGAGGCTGCCGGAGCGCGGCCGCTCCGCCGGCGGCTCGGGGCTGCCAAATCCCCGCGGTGGGACCCCGGCCGGGGGCAGAGCCTCGGGAGACCCCCGGGGAACCCCGGGCACcgccggccccgcagccccggccccgcaccccgcccgcagcccccgaCCCACCTGCGCGGCCGCAGCCGGCGCTGCCGGTCCCGCCCCGGGGCGGGAGGGACGCGGCGGCTCCGGGAGCTCCCCGCAGGCTCCTCGGAAGGaggggtttgtttatttttaatttttattagcGGTCCGCATTGTCTGTGCAGCCCCGTCCCCAGCACAGCGCTGACCGGCGTCGGGCAGCTGGGGGAACGCGACCTGAGCTTACCCAGGCGTGGTCACTCCAAGTGTTCTCAAGGACTGGGATTGTCCTGACACCCCAAGAACACCCTCCACCTGTTTCCTACTCTAGGCCAATCTCTGCCCGAGCTTCCGCAATGCCTGGGCCCAATTCTCCAGGGAAACTCACTGTTTTTCACCATTTTGGTTTATAATATCATCAAATCGCTGTTGCAGTATTGCTCTGCAAgtgtcaccaaaaaaaaaaaaaaccaaaccaacagcAAATAcggaataaaaaataaaatagtaaatatGTAACAACAACACTCTTTACAACAAAAATCTTAAAGAAAGTTGTTTTACTATCTAAACTCATGTATATAAAGGGTTTATAAGCAAGCACTTCCTACGGGATCTTTCACAAAAGGCTTTCTTTCCAAGCAGCTCTTCACTGAAGAAAGGTTTTCTCTTCCTTGTACAGCCCTGCCCCCCCGGGGCCCAGGCTTTAATAGCAATCAGAACAGAACTGTGACCATGTTTAGGTTCACTGCAGGTTTATCCTGACAAGTGATGCATTTCCTGGGTAATCCTGCAGTGATGTATATATTCCATAACTGTACAGGGAATGGggaatacagagaaaaaggagaaagaaagttTATTGTTAAACACTCCAGACCAGTACAAACATAGCCAATGTTTCCTTACACACAAAGGAACCTCCAAAGTTCTGTGCAATCATTTTGAAATAACTCTCACATCActtcttttccctcagaaaCAAAGGACTCACCTCAACCTGTACCAAACCCTCTCACTCTGCGTTCTCCTCACATGCCCAAGGCCAGAGTGGAGCACTGCAGGTTTTAGTCTCACAACTCCACATCAAACTAACTCCTTTCAGGACATTGTTCCACCCTCTGGAAATCAAACATGCCTCAGCTGCCACCAGCTATCAGGATTTTACAGTTGTCTTGCaggtttggttttaattgtaAGGTCAAAAGAATTCTCAGTTACTGAACATAGCTCCTGCTACTCAGGGCAATGCGTGATCTTCATCCTTCCCTCACTTGTATCAGTTCTGCTGTTGCCTCTCCAGGGTGTTGTTACAAACCCTCACAAACCTGGCCACTCTGAACCTTCTTCTACTCCCCAGCTATATCCAGTCACAACAAAATCCATGTTCATTTATAATACAAGAATTATGAATACCATTTATTAAACCCTCCCTCCCAAGAAGAGACCCAGCAGTTACTGTTTCACCCAAAGTCAGTTGTTGTCCTTCATCCATTGCTCAATCCATTGCATAATCTGATCCAAATTTCTCTCTAGGTCCTCTGGAGTGTTGCTGGGTAACTGGTgaacaatttcctttttatatgACAACACAGCTTCCTCATAGAGAGTCTGAAAAATTTCACATTGAATGTTGTCTTGCAGCTTCTTCCCCGTGTAGCCCCTAGAGAGCAAGAGCACCAAGAGACAGTCTGAGGTACAGAGAAACAGAGGCCTTTTTTTGAGAATCGGTGACTTATACCCTAAGTGAAGTCACACAACAGCACTTCACTCCTTATTTACCCCAGTGACACACCTGCTTTCCAGCCTGTCATACAGAAACGAATTTTCTGTGCGAAGAACAAACACAATGTGGAACCAGCGCTCAGGGAAGAAGTCACAGCCGTGGTAATCCACAATCACTCCTCCCTCGCTCATCCTATCCTCGAGTTCATCAATCACCTGCacaaagaaaagacagaggCAGGCTTGCCTGGCACTGCACAGCCAAAATACCGAGGGGGGGTCCAGCGGTTGGACTTACCCTGTCTTCATCCAGAATGGGGCAGTCATACTCCTCATCAAAACCTTCGTagagctctcctgcagcagagaatCCGCGGAGGTTTGTGGGGAAGCAGAGTAGTTACCACAAGTAATTCACATTGTTATGTCTGTCTCAGGAGTTTGCAGACAAAAGACAGAGCTCAGGGTAGGGAACACCTTGTTTACAAATCCATCTAAGGATGAGTTTGTTATTTATTAACACCGAGTATGCTGCTACAGAAACCCCTGCTGAAgtaaattcatttaatttatatagaatcacagaatggtttgggtgggaggCACCTGAAAGCTCGTCCACTGACACACCTTGCCAccacctcccactatcccaggctgctccaagccccaatgtccagcctggccttgggcactgccagggagccaggggcagccacagctgctctgggcaccctgtgccagggcatgcccaccctgccagggaacaattccttcccaatatcccatccagccctgccctctggcactgggaagccattcccccttgtcctggcactccaggcccttgcccaaagcccctctccagctctcctggagaccctttaggctctggaaggtctcccagagccttctcctctccagctgcacaccccagctgtcccagccaccAGACACACGTGGAGGGGCTCCCAGACACCACGAGCACAGTCACGCAGAGCAGAACGTCCCCCGTGCTCGGGACACTCCTGTGATACAGCACCTTCCTTTGCCAAGTCCCCCACGTTGACATAGCTCAGCCCCGCTCTGGATGccagctcctttcccagggTGGTTTTCCCAACACCCGGAGTGCCTGGAGACCAAATCCACAGGAAAGGGTAAGGGGAGAGCTCGCACGTCCCCTCAAATACCCCCCACCAGGGGAACTGGAACCTTTTGACAGCCAACATGGGAGAGCTCATGTGATGAAAAACGGGGCAAAAAGCTGCAGGACCAAGAGAAACAGGCGAGGAGAGTGagacaggaaaacagggagagaacTCTTGACTGTGTGCAAGAATGTCTCTCACACCGTGAGGGTTCAAAGGGAAATCTCCATTCGTTTGAAAACCCTGAGGTAATACGGAGGAGCCCCGAGTTCATGGATTAGAGCAAAATCATCCCGGGATGGGACCCCGCACCCCAAatcagccaggctggagcctcACAACCGAAATCACCCCGGGCTGTCATGGGGCCGGGGCCCCAGACCCCAAATCACCCCGGGCTAGGACTCCACGCCCCGAATCACCTCGGGATCGGCCAGGCCTGGGACCCCGATGAGCCCAGGCTGGGACCGCACACCCCACACCACCCCGGGCTGGGACCCCACACCACCCCGGTGCCGCCCCGGTGCCGCCGCGGTGCCCACCGGTGATCAGCAGGTTCGGCCGCCTCATGGCGCCGCCGCCCGTCGCCTTGGAGACACGTGCGCGGGGGCTTCCGTCGCCGCCGGCGCGCGCCGATGGCGTCACCGCGCTGCCCGGCGCGCCGCGGACAGCTAAGAGCCGGAGGAGGGGAAGGACCCCTCGTCGCCGTGTGAGGGGACGCGGCCCGGCCGGGACCGGAGCGGTGAGAGCTCCGCGGGATCCGCCGGGCACCGAGCCCGGAGCGGTGAGAGCTCCGCGGGATCCGCCGGGCACCGAGCCCGGAGCGGTGAGAGCTCCCCGGGATCCGCCGGGCACCGAGCACCGAGTCGCACCGAGTGTTACCCCGCGCTCTGCCTCCCCCCGGAGCACCGAGTCACACCGAGTCCCAGGCCCCGGGATCGCATCTCCGCCGGGGCccggcgggggcagcggggccgtCGGCGGAGTGGTCCCCCCGGGCGAGGATGTCTGGCAGCAGCCCGGGAAGGCCGGCGGAGGTGGGTCCGGGGAAGGGGCACTCGGCGGCCCGGCAGTTCCTCCGTGGGCTCTGTATTGGCAGTTTGTCCTTTTCCAGTGGGGGTTGTTCGTTTTTTTGCTAAGGGAGAGATTTGGTTTGGTGTCATTGCGTGTGGAAGGGACCCCCCCGCCCTCTCACGGGGTTCTGCGGGTAACTATGCAAATTGAGCCAAACCCAGCTTGTGTGAGAGGAACGGTGCAGCGGCCGCTGCTCTCTGCCGGATGCTGAGGCGTCGCGGGCACAGTGGGAGCTTCTGACAAAGTTTATCAGTTTATCCCGTTGAGCCACAAAGTGCAGAAGGGACCCCAAGACCTCCCACAAACCTGCAAACCGCCCCCAGACCCTCCCCGGAGAGGAGCCCGGGTGCACCCGGACCCGAGGCCAGCCCCAGCGCTGGTCCGTGGGTCACGGCTCCGCGACTGAGCCCGTCCTGTAACTGAGCCTTACACAGCTGTGTCCTGCACGGTTAAGGACGCCAAACCAGGTCTATTCATGCAAATGTAGTTAATGATGATCAGACAAAGAGATCTTAATCAGAATTATTCACTACGCAGAACAGGGACTCTAAGCACTGCTACAGTTCACTGTGAAGCAATTGTTGAAATAtgaatataattaatattatgTGAGCAGTGGAAATAGGAATCAAAGGCTGGcctcaatgatcttggaggtcttttccagccttaatgattctgtgaatctgaATTTTGAAGTAATTGTATTAAAGCCAGCAGAAACAATTACTGAATAGAGATTGATGCTACTCACACCGACTGTGGGCATTTGGCTGAGCCTCAAGCAGTGACCTTGAGATCACATCGTCCCCACTCCAGGGCGGAATCCCCACACCCCCCAGGAAGGGAAATGTCAGGAGACGCTGCTGTTAGCATTTGGGACGGGGCTTTTCTAGTCTGAGGTGCTGCCCCCTCAGtcagctgtgcccaggctgtgccagctctgcagctctgcagaagttCTCAGTGCTGTCACTCAGTTGTTCCtttctttgggggtttttccagctctgccacagcttcAGCTCCCTCTCAGGACACTGAACTTTGGGATGGAGGAGTCAGGCTGGTTTCAGCACTATGCACCCCAAAAACTGTGTGACCCCCCCTTCTGCATTCCCCCCCGGGGCTTTGCAAACAGGGCCTTGCTGGAGTTGTTTGAGCCCATTCCAGGCAgagcctcctgctgcagccagctgtcGGGCAGTGTCCTGTCTGTCAGCACTGTGCTGTGTTGGTTTATGAGGTGTGTAAGCTGTAGGATTTCACGGCCATTTTTGGGGATGTTGTGTCTGTTCTGTCACTCACGTTTCCACCAAGGGGTGTTGGCATCCAGCCTGTGAACCCTGCACCGAGGGGCTGCCATGTGGCCCCTGTGGTGTTATTTGGGCCTCTGAGAAGTTGCAGTGGCAGGCGAGGCTGCAGCCCTGTCCCAGGGGGTGTTCCTCAAATCCAGAGTTAAACACTGGTGCTGTTAGCAGCGCTGTTCCTCATCACTGGCATGGGCTCTGGTTCAGCCCAAGCTGCCCACTGCAGCAAACACTCCCTGATTTTACTGTGCTGCCTCAATAACTGTTCTCTGTGTCTAACTTTTAAACACAAATGGTTGcgttgtaaatatttttttaaaagggggaaaaagtgcCACATACTGAAAACTACACAGAGACAGTGTGAATATGACCTTGATGTAAAAGTGGTCTGAGTAAGCTGATGCTGCTTTTTcgttcttttttaattctttaggTTGGATGTGTGTTTGTGGAGTTCTCAACTTGTTCTGATGTGCCAGTTTGTTGCAAAATACTCCTGGCACAATGATGcagctgtttttttaatacagaagagtcacagaatcccagaccAGTTGTAGTTGGAAGGCCCATAGaaccatccagtgccaccccctcccatgggcagggacagcttccactagaccaggtttctcccagccctgtccagcctggccttggactctcccagggatggggaagtgCACACTCCATAAAAATCTCCCATTTCCtagaagcagctgtgcccagctaAGGGGAGGAGAGCACAGCATTGCTACCACAGCGTTTGTGTTTCCTCAGGTGACGGATTGGCTGGAACATCCATCTGATGACTTCTTTGGAAGCACAGGTGTTCCCCCTTGTGCAGTTCCTGTGAAGCCGCTGAaaggcagctctggcagaggcCGTGGGCAGAAGCAGAAGGACCTGAGCCCTGTGCCAGAGAACAGCAAAGCCAAAGCTCCTCCCCGGAAACGAGCGAAGCCGTGTGCCGTAGATCTGCCCCGTGCCACGTCCAGGCAGAACCGGAGCCGGGCCCAGGATGAGCTGCCCTGGGTGGAGAGATACAAACCTGAAACTCAGGTGTGAGAGCTCCTCCGAGTGCCAGTGTAGCAGTGACATCATAGGGACACGTTGCGCTCCTGTCCTAACCTGCACGGGCCAGGCTCTCACCAGACCCTGTTTGGGTAAAGCACAGGGGTTCTGGGTCAGGGATTCACTGCCAGCCAGTGCACAAAGCACACTCCAGCGAGCTCTTGATCTGTAGCAGACACATGTTCCCACAGGCTTcctgaggaggaaaagctgctgaggAGATGTTGTTTCCTGTCACTTGCAAACTTTTGAACCTGTTACTGAATTCCAGACACATCTGATAATTCCAAGCACTGGGAAAACCCAGCTGTGTGGGATTTGCAGAAGTTCCAAAAACCTCTGCAGTGTTAGAGTAATAAAAGTCAAAAGGACCAGCCTCAGCGATAGCTATGGAATATCCTGACACTGACAAGATTGTAGTGTTATTActtaaagaataataaatagCTCATTATTTCCTGACTACAAGGAATGGAAAACTGATTGTTTGAGGAAACAGGTTGAGATGATGATCCTTACCTGTGGCATTGCTTCTGCAGAGCACACACGTAACTGGAACACATACCAACGTGTCCGTTGATATTTTAGTCAGCATTTATTCTATTCTCTATTTTTAGTAGAAACCAAGAGTTTCATTTATAACTTTCACATATTTTAACCTTGTTTCAGAATGACCTCGCTGTGCAAAAAAAGAAGATTGAGGAAGTTGAAACCTGGTTAAAAACACATATATTTCAGAGGCAGACAAAGCAGGTAAAGTTGCTAAAATCAACAGCTGGAGGTACCAAACCATACAAGTGAGCTGGATGTAATTTCAAGTTCAGAGAAAAACCTCACCTTAGAGAGGCAGTGATTGTGTATCTTCTGCATTGTAAGAAAAACTCTTAAGAACATAGGTTAGAGCTTGTAACATTTGTTTTGGGCTTATGCTCCTAAGAGGTGGATTCTGACTTTCctcagaaatgttattttctggCATCCAGTCAAAAATCACAACTCTTCAGTATGTACTTGAAGCTGCATTTTATCTCTCCCAGGTTAATTTTTAAGTCTCGTGACACATTTCCAGTTGCACTGCGCTGGTGTAACAGGatgtttttaatctttattgGTAAGAGGCATTCTTAGACACAAATTGCCAGCCTTGCCTAGTGTTTTCCAGAGCTGGTTCTCCAGTTCCCTGTCTGCTGTGTGGCAGTCACATGCAGTTTATGTACCAGAGGCATTAGGAACAGAGCAAGGCTCTCAGAGTCCTGGCCTCGTTCTCTCTGTCCGAGTACTCAGCAGGTAAATTAACAGCTCAAAATGTATGACTGGGGTTTCTCTGGGAGAGAGGATCGTTACCAGAGAAACTATAGGAGAAATTCAACCAATATTCATCTTCAGCCAACTGTCAGCCTTTATTTATCACATTTGTGATTAtgttttgtgtctctgtgtcagggtggctctgtcctgctgctgactggccctcctggctgtggAAAAACTGCAACTCTGCGAATTCTAGCTAAAGATCTTGGCCTTCAGGTGCAAGAATGGACCAATCCACTCTCTTTAGACTTTACAAAGGAAGACTTGAGAAGTATGTTTGACCATGGTAAgtatgttggggttttttatctttttttttcccttccagttACTTTAGTGGGTTTTCTATCttgtatttttgcttcttttctgtctgtcaCGTATGAAATCAGATCCACATCCATGTAAGTCAATTCCTTAGTGTTTAATGAGAAtccttctgttgcttttttctgGAAAGGGATTTAGGTTTATTACAGTGTTCAGTCCAAAATAATTGATGATCCAGATCAGTATAGGGAGCTCTATATAGCCTGGACATAATTTGaaccaaataaatgaaaagaggTAAGTGTCTTTGTCTGAGTCCTCAATTGAATTACACCcctttaaaaattctgctgtgCTTGTCACATGTTTGCCAAAGGGCTTGTTCATTGCTGCTGTCAGAAAATAGCACGGGTGGGTATTAGTTCATGTGggtatttatattttacttgGTATAATAtagaatacatatttttaattagttttctttttcagactcAAATTTTCATACGTTTCCGAGTCAGGCCCAAGCAGCTCTCTTTCAAGATTTTCTATTAAGAGCAAATAAGTATAACAAACTTCAGATGCTTGGGGAGTCCtcagaaaatgataaaaagctTATTCTTATTGAAGTAAGTGAAAACTTGTGAAAAGTTATGTTGAAAACAGTACCTTTTGTTGTAATATTTACATGCTAACTAGCTTCAGATGCTGGGTTGGTGTTTCCCTAAGTTGTCTGTTTTACTGCAGATGAGGTCTTCATTACTTTTTGGGTCTCTGCAGCAGTCTAGAGCCACGTCCTACCTGTAGTTATGCCACAGAAGCAAGTAGTCAGGCAGAAATGGGAGTCTGGTTTGAGCACAGAAATATGTAACAGTATCAAAAAGTAGATCAAACAATATTGAGAAGTCATTCCCATGTTCCTGGATGATAAAGTTTCtagaaatacatatatatatatgtttaaaCAGAAAGAGTGGAAAAACCACCACTATTCCTGTTGTTTAATGATGCAGGAGAGTGTAGGAAACACATGAGAATGACCACAAGCAGAAACAGTTGAAATTTAGCACTTACTCCTGGTCTTAAACAGGTGGTGGTGTTTAGGGCAGAGGTGTGAACTGAGGGCTTGTGGGCAGCTGCAGGACAAGGCTTTATTGGTACTTGTGTACAAGTGTGTTTCAATAGCAATTTCTTTCGGAACTTTTCAATTCTTCACCTAAGAGAAGCTTTAGAAATTGATAGTCAGGTTGTCTGTAAACTTTTAAGACCAAAACAGGCAGAAATTCTAGCAGGGTAAAGTGATGCATTGTAGAATTTAGGAAGCAGAGGCTCGTGTGACTTGTCTTTATAAAGTCGCCTTCTTGAGTGGGTCCTGTCAGACCTCACATGGGTATCCTGCCCTcttccccagcagagctgcttcctggAGTGTTTGTCCTCCGGGTTAAACCCTTGCTCACAGGCAGTGTGACACCCAAGGCTGTGTCTTAGAAAActgagacagaaagaaaatatttctttttaggTGATCATTTTCCATAGTGAGACATACTGTGCCAAATGTGGGTTTGTTtccccctgctgctcctctgactGTGTCCAGTGTCAGCTGTGTTAAAATGTAGTTTACAGCAAGCAAACCAGGAATTAAAAATGCGTGGCTATGCAGTGTGCTGTGACAGTCAGTCTGTGGAAGAGTATTTACATCTGAATATAATGACAGCAGCTCTTTGTTTTGCACAGGATATTCCTAACCAATTCTACCGAGAGCCTGGCAGTCTACATGACATCCTCAGGTCGGTGGCAAATAAGCTGTTAATTATCAGCTTTAGCCACTTGCGGTAAGCTGGAGTTTGATTTTCATCACATTTTGTTGTTCTGCAATTCAGGAGGTTCGTTCGTACAAGTAGGTGCCCCCTTGTCTTCATAATCTCAGATAACTTCAGTGGAGACAGCAGCCAGAGGTCACTATTCCCCACGGAAATTGTAGAGGAGCTGTGTATATTCAATATTAGGTAAGATCTTTTACCTCATTAAAGCGTGCTTCGAATAATTGAGAGGTTAGAAactaagtaatttttttttaatgaactttgACAGTTTCAAGCCTGTTGCACAGACAAATATGATGAAAGTTCTTAATCGAATAGCTGCAGCCGAAGCCAGTATGGTAAGTTGTCAAAGTTCATAACTTCTGTGC encodes:
- the AK6 gene encoding adenylate kinase isoenzyme 6, coding for MRRPNLLITGTPGVGKTTLGKELASRAGLSYVNVGDLAKEGELYEGFDEEYDCPILDEDRVIDELEDRMSEGGVIVDYHGCDFFPERWFHIVFVLRTENSFLYDRLESRGYTGKKLQDNIQCEIFQTLYEEAVLSYKKEIVHQLPSNTPEDLERNLDQIMQWIEQWMKDNN